In one Nisaea sediminum genomic region, the following are encoded:
- a CDS encoding TRAP transporter permease — protein sequence MSDSETAGASMRADLLDPSAPDKTMASRLAILFAAAFGIWHIATNVYLNEPGLWQNAIHFGGFAFLAAITFSPFGRRANTPFAWTIDLAYATAIAASAMWVAGAENYIYERSLAVTGQGWQLNWVDWTAGFILIFACIDLSRRVSGWVIPILVILSASYILFLGSYMPGVFRAASLPLDDVLFRSLFNDEGMFGVLAGISSTNIALFMIFGGFLVVSGASHFVIEISKSVAGRVKGGAAFVAVISSALTGTISGSAVANTASTGVITIPLMKANGFRPKFAAGVEAAASTGGQIMPPIMGAGAFVMASYTGIPYSTIVAVSIVPAILYFLSIACIVRIEAVKRNAGAEIDMTIDRGKLVSGGLVFVIPLGTMVWLLLTGVTPAYAACWAIAALIGTSWFTSLIARFVPGDSFEPVVMGPKKIIEALVTGVNASVLTAILLVTIGIMNNAIVTSGVGNGFSLMIVQWSQGSLVIALALIAVASLVLGMGLPVTAAYIIIAILTAPALAGIMADGIVVEQLMQGIADPAKSALFFLVDHPNVAKVAGGMSNAEAWDLVRSIPFEIAVTIRPVLVDPTTSLTFLLIAHLIIYWLSQDSNVTPPVCLAAFTAAGIAGSRPMETGFESWKIAKGLYIVPLLFAYTPLISGDVMEVMQIGVFSLFGIYATNALIQMYSEGPIGILEICLLIVGAALAYWPLMLLANIAGAALVVLVMVWTRMKAGRQAGRAEAA from the coding sequence GTGAGCGATAGCGAAACCGCCGGTGCGTCCATGCGCGCCGACCTACTTGACCCGTCCGCACCAGACAAGACGATGGCCTCACGACTGGCGATTCTCTTCGCGGCGGCTTTCGGCATCTGGCACATCGCGACGAACGTCTATCTGAACGAACCGGGGCTGTGGCAGAACGCGATCCATTTCGGCGGCTTCGCGTTCCTCGCGGCGATCACGTTTTCTCCTTTCGGACGCCGCGCAAATACCCCCTTTGCCTGGACCATCGATCTCGCCTACGCCACGGCCATCGCCGCTTCGGCGATGTGGGTCGCCGGTGCCGAGAACTACATCTACGAGCGCTCCCTCGCGGTCACGGGCCAGGGCTGGCAACTCAACTGGGTGGACTGGACCGCCGGCTTCATCCTGATCTTTGCCTGCATCGACCTTTCCCGGCGGGTCTCCGGATGGGTGATCCCGATCCTGGTGATTCTGTCGGCCTCCTACATCCTTTTCCTCGGCAGCTACATGCCGGGCGTGTTCCGCGCCGCGAGCCTGCCGCTGGACGACGTGCTGTTCCGCAGCCTGTTCAACGACGAGGGCATGTTCGGGGTCCTGGCGGGCATTTCGTCCACGAACATCGCGCTCTTCATGATTTTCGGCGGCTTTCTCGTGGTCTCCGGGGCCAGCCATTTCGTGATCGAGATCTCCAAATCCGTTGCCGGCCGGGTGAAGGGCGGCGCCGCCTTCGTCGCCGTGATTTCCTCGGCTTTGACCGGGACGATTTCCGGCTCCGCGGTCGCGAATACCGCGTCGACCGGCGTCATCACGATCCCGCTGATGAAGGCGAACGGCTTCCGCCCCAAATTCGCCGCGGGCGTCGAGGCCGCGGCCTCCACCGGAGGCCAGATCATGCCGCCGATCATGGGTGCCGGCGCCTTCGTCATGGCGAGCTATACCGGCATTCCCTACAGTACGATCGTCGCCGTCTCGATCGTTCCGGCGATCCTCTATTTCCTCTCGATCGCCTGTATCGTCCGGATCGAGGCGGTGAAGCGCAACGCCGGCGCCGAAATCGACATGACGATCGATCGCGGCAAGCTCGTCTCGGGTGGACTGGTCTTCGTCATCCCGCTCGGCACGATGGTCTGGCTGCTGCTGACCGGCGTCACGCCCGCCTATGCCGCCTGCTGGGCCATCGCGGCATTGATCGGAACCTCCTGGTTCACCAGCCTGATCGCCCGGTTCGTTCCGGGGGACAGTTTCGAACCCGTTGTCATGGGACCGAAAAAGATCATCGAGGCGCTGGTCACCGGCGTGAACGCCTCGGTCCTGACCGCGATCCTGCTGGTCACCATCGGCATCATGAACAACGCAATCGTCACAAGCGGCGTCGGCAACGGCTTCTCGCTCATGATCGTCCAGTGGTCCCAGGGCTCCCTGGTCATCGCCTTGGCACTGATCGCGGTCGCCTCTCTCGTTCTCGGGATGGGACTCCCGGTGACGGCCGCCTACATCATCATCGCGATCCTGACCGCTCCCGCGCTCGCCGGCATCATGGCCGACGGGATCGTCGTGGAACAGCTGATGCAGGGCATTGCCGACCCGGCGAAATCGGCACTGTTTTTCCTCGTCGATCATCCGAACGTCGCGAAAGTCGCCGGGGGAATGAGCAACGCGGAAGCCTGGGATCTGGTCAGGTCGATCCCGTTCGAGATCGCCGTGACCATCCGGCCGGTCCTGGTCGACCCGACCACGAGCCTCACCTTCCTGCTCATCGCGCACCTGATCATCTACTGGCTGAGCCAGGACTCCAACGTGACACCGCCTGTCTGCCTCGCCGCCTTCACCGCCGCGGGAATTGCCGGGTCGCGCCCGATGGAGACCGGCTTCGAGAGCTGGAAGATCGCGAAGGGCCTCTACATCGTCCCCCTGCTCTTCGCCTATACGCCGCTGATATCGGGCGATGTCATGGAAGTGATGCAGATCGGCGTCTTTTCGCTCTTCGGCATCTACGCGACGAACGCGCTCATCCAGATGTACAGCGAGGGGCCGATCGGGATCCTGGAAATCTGCCTCCTGATCGTCGGCGCGGCCCTGGCCTACTGGCCTTTGATGCTGCTCGCGAACATCGCCGGAGCGGCTCTCGTCGTTCTGGTGATGGTTTGGACGCGAATGAAAGCGGGACGGCAGGCGGGAAGGGCAGAAGCCGCCTGA